The sequence CTGTGGAGAGGATTATGTTCAAGAATTAAAGCCCACACCCTATGACGAAAAGCCAATATTGGAGGATATAAGAAATAGAAACAATGCTGAAAATGCGACAACCATGGAAGGTTGTGTTGTAAGAATGGTTGATAAGATTGCTTACATCGGTAGAGATTTGGATGATGCTGTAGAAAACAAGCTTATTAGCATTGAAGACGTCCCGCAAGAAATTTTAAATGAATTAGGATCAAAAAATAGAGATATTGTGAAAACTTTGTTGGAAGACTTGATAAAAGAGAGTAAGAAAGCTGGAGATGCGATACGTCTTTCTAAAGCCAAATTTGACTGTATGAAACAATTGTGGGAATATAGTCTTGGCAATATTTACACTTCAAAAAGGGTGGATAATTTTAGAGATAACGCAACTGCAAAACTAAAATCTGTGTTTTCTCAATTTTGTGATGACTTGAAATCTACAGATAGATTGCAAGAGAATACTGATGCCCTTCCCAAATCACCAGTCTATGAGCATTTGAAGAAATTCATCGTGGATATTGGCTATGATTCTGCCATGACAGATGAAGAAATAGTATTTGATTTTGTTTGTGGAATGACAGATAATTATGTGGAGATTTGCTTAAATTCTATTGTAAGAATATAACTGGTTATTGGCAAAAAAAGCCCCTGCTCTCAGAAGAGAGCTGGGGCTTTTTTTAGAGCTGCGAAAATCCCGTGGGCCGCAGGATGATGTCGGAGATATTGCTCACCGTGTCCTTGTATTCCTCTTTGGCCTTGAGCTCGTTCCAGCCGTCGGATTCGACGAACACTTTCCAGCTCGCGTCGCGGGCGGCCATGTCGTCGTGGCAGAGCATGTAGACCAGGTTGGGCATCTGCTGCCCGGCCATGGTTTCGCCGAAAAAGACCGGGTTGAGTCCCGTGTCGCGGAAAAGCTGGATTTCGCCGCCCGCGTTGAACATCTCGATTTTCTTGATCGCCGCGGTCACGCTGTGGCTCTCGTAGATCCGCAGCTCGAAAATCCGGCCCTTGCCCGCTTTTTTCTGCGGGGGGATTTCGACAGTGGGCATGCCCTTGAATGCCTGCATCAGGGTGGTTTCCACGCGGATATACGCCGGGTCGGACAGCGGCGCGTTGAGCACCTCGGCGCCATCGGCCATGAACTGCTCATCCGCGGCCAGGCGGTACTTGGCGGTGGACCAGGCTTCCAGCGAGGGATAAGGCACCAGGACGTACAGCGCGGCGGCCGGCGTGTTCTGGCCGTACTGGACCGTGAATGCGCCCACCGGCGAAACGCCGATGCGGTTCAGCGCTGGCACCGCGGCGTTGGCCATGAACTGCACGAACTGCTCTTTTTTTCTGCCGGGCATCAGCAAATACTTGCGCAGCTCCAGGTACTGACGGGCGTCGCCGCCCTTGCTCCCGCTGCCCTGGGCGCAGGCCGCCAGGGGCGCCGCCGCTACCGCCGCGGCCGATATCAGCATTTCACGTCTTTTCATCGCGCGTTCTCCTGTTGGGGAAGGTGAAAAAAATAGTCAATCGTCAGTTGCCGGGTCCCAGAAACCGCTCCAGCCACCGCAAGGACAGCGTGACCGCCTCCGGCGTGGGCGTGTGCCCGGTACGGTGGTTGAAATAGCCGATATATTCCGGGTGGCCGTAGAGGGCGTACACCTTGCGGGCCTCGTTGATGAAATGCCAGCTGCTGTCGTTGTCCGCGCTCTCGCCGCCGATCAGCAGGAACGGCCGCGGTGCGATCAGGCCCAGCAGTTCGTGGTGGTCGACAGCGGGGTCGCGCTCGCGGATGGAGCCGTCGAGGTACCAGTAGTCCTCGTAGTTGGAGAACTCGATCCCGATTCCGTGCTCGCTGCCGACAATCGCCGTGATCCTGGGCTCGAACGCCGCGGCGTACATCGACATTTTCCCGCCCAGCGAATGACCGATAATACCAATATTGCGGCGATCTACCTCGGGTCGGGTATAGAGCCAGTCCAGCAGCGCGCGGACGTCGGAGACCCACTTGCCCAGGCCCGACAGCCCCGGATGGCGGCGGTTGAGTTCGGCCACCGCTTCGGCGTAGCCCACCGAGTAGCCCTCGCCGAACCAGCGGACCGCGCAGGCGATATAGCCGCTGCGGACCGCCAGGTGGGCGAACGAGCGAACGCTGGGTGGCATGAAACTTTTTCCGCCCATGTTCTGGGCCGCCGGAGTATCGACATCGTAGTAGGGGACAATCACCACGGGGGCTGGTTTGTTCAGGGGACGGCGGGGCAGCATCAGGTAGATTTTCTCCCAGTAGTCAGGCTCCACCCGGAGGTACATCAGCCGGCCGGAGTAGGCGTCCTCGTCGTACTCGCGGATCAGCCTCGCCTGCGGCGGTCCCTCGATGCGGGGAGCGTGCTGCATGCCCAGCAACTTTTCCCAGCGCTCCAGCACGACCCGCCTGCGCTGCTCCCAGCCCCCGGCCGTGGCTATCCTGCCAGCCTGCGCGGGCTCCAGCAGCCTGCTCAGCGTTCCCGTGGAGCTTTCGTACCCTGCGGGACGGCGGTTGTACGGCTCGAACCAGGCGGGATCAGCGTAGTCGTGGGAGAACATTACCCCACTGGAGCGGCAGAGACGGATACCCAGGTAGCGGCTTTTGTACCCGGGCCGCACAGCCGAGTTGTAGCCCCGCGCCCAGCTTCCCGAATGGCTGAAAAAACTCCCGCCGCGCACCACTTTCTCCGCGCTGAACCGCGGTCCCGCCGGGTTATGCAGCGGCATCGGGTTGTCGGAGAGAGGATTGTTGTTGTCGGTGCACCATTCGCGGACGTTGCCCAGCAGATTGAAAGCGCCGTAGGTGTTGGGCTGGTAGGTGCCAACCGGCACGGTGGTTTTCTCCCGCATCTCCCGGTGCAGCACTTCCAGGCTCTCGTCGTTGGCCGAGCCCAGGTTGGCCCGTCCGGAGGCGTCGCCCCCCTCGAACACGCTGTCCCGGCCGAAAGCGGTCAGCCACTCGGCCTCGGTAGGCAGGCGCCAGCCGTTGGCCGAGAGGTCGCAGTCGCCGGAATCGAGGTTATAGCAAGGTTCCAGGCCGTCGCGCTCACTCTTGAGGTTGCAGAAGCGGATCGTCTCCCACCAGTTCACGTTTTCCACCGGCAAGTTTTCGCCGCGGTGGACCGAGGGGTTGTAGCCGGCCACCTCCTCGAACTGGCGCTGGCTGAGCTCGGTGGCCGAGATCAGGAACCCGTCGATTGAGACCTCGAGGTCCACCCCGGTAACGTCATCGGTAACCATCCACGCCTGCGGGGGGAATTCGATCAGCTCGATTGCACAGAGGGCGGGTCTGGAGGCAAGGATGAGAGCGAACATCAGCGAAGCCAGGAGTTGAGCGGGCATGAGCGGCTCCCGGAGATTGGTAATTTGACAGAAGGGGCAGGGGAATTCCGTGTAAGCGCACGTTAGTATAATTCGAGAGATTAAGCAACATTACCGGACCGGGCAAACCAGCCCCGTGTCTTCAGGCAGAACCGCACCAGCATCAGCATCACCGGCACCTCGATCAGCACGCCCACAACGGTCGCCAGGGCTGCCCCCGAGGACAGCCCGAAAACAATCGCCGCCGTGGCGATTGCCACCTCGAAATGGTTCGACGCGCCGATTATCGCCGAGGGCGCCGCGTCCTCGTAGCTTAGTTTCAGCACTCTGGCCAGAACGTAGCTCAGCCCGAAAATGACCGTGGTCTGCACTAACAGCGGCACGGCGATCCAGAGAATTGTCAGCGGGTTGGCCAGGATCACCTCGCCCTTGAGCGAAAACAGGAGGACCAGGGTGATCAGCAGCGCGCTGATCGTCACCGGCGTCAGCACGTGCAGGAATTTATCGCGGAACCACTGTTCGCCCT is a genomic window of Candidatus Glassbacteria bacterium containing:
- a CDS encoding NIPSNAP family containing protein encodes the protein MKRREMLISAAAVAAAPLAACAQGSGSKGGDARQYLELRKYLLMPGRKKEQFVQFMANAAVPALNRIGVSPVGAFTVQYGQNTPAAALYVLVPYPSLEAWSTAKYRLAADEQFMADGAEVLNAPLSDPAYIRVETTLMQAFKGMPTVEIPPQKKAGKGRIFELRIYESHSVTAAIKKIEMFNAGGEIQLFRDTGLNPVFFGETMAGQQMPNLVYMLCHDDMAARDASWKVFVESDGWNELKAKEEYKDTVSNISDIILRPTGFSQL
- a CDS encoding SUMF1/EgtB/PvdO family nonheme iron enzyme; amino-acid sequence: MPAQLLASLMFALILASRPALCAIELIEFPPQAWMVTDDVTGVDLEVSIDGFLISATELSQRQFEEVAGYNPSVHRGENLPVENVNWWETIRFCNLKSERDGLEPCYNLDSGDCDLSANGWRLPTEAEWLTAFGRDSVFEGGDASGRANLGSANDESLEVLHREMREKTTVPVGTYQPNTYGAFNLLGNVREWCTDNNNPLSDNPMPLHNPAGPRFSAEKVVRGGSFFSHSGSWARGYNSAVRPGYKSRYLGIRLCRSSGVMFSHDYADPAWFEPYNRRPAGYESSTGTLSRLLEPAQAGRIATAGGWEQRRRVVLERWEKLLGMQHAPRIEGPPQARLIREYDEDAYSGRLMYLRVEPDYWEKIYLMLPRRPLNKPAPVVIVPYYDVDTPAAQNMGGKSFMPPSVRSFAHLAVRSGYIACAVRWFGEGYSVGYAEAVAELNRRHPGLSGLGKWVSDVRALLDWLYTRPEVDRRNIGIIGHSLGGKMSMYAAAFEPRITAIVGSEHGIGIEFSNYEDYWYLDGSIRERDPAVDHHELLGLIAPRPFLLIGGESADNDSSWHFINEARKVYALYGHPEYIGYFNHRTGHTPTPEAVTLSLRWLERFLGPGN